A segment of the Silene latifolia isolate original U9 population unplaced genomic scaffold, ASM4854445v1 scaffold_254, whole genome shotgun sequence genome:
AAAAGGTGAGCAACATCCAAAGTTGTTGAATTATCTACATGTGCATACTAGTAATGATTTTCATAACACAAGATTCACTGGTAGCTATGATCATTCAATTGGTATAAGTTGCCTACTAAACAATTCCACACTTTCAACACCGGTATgcaataatgatttttaataatttGGGAGAATATCATATTGATTTTTAATAAAATGAAGAAGGCTATCTACAACCACATTGTGACTTGGTGCCCCATTAGCTGGTTACGATAATCCCCTATTACCCTAGATTCGAGGTCTTAATGTAGGAATAAAAAAAGTAGCTTGTCCCAGATAATTGATGTCCCTAGTTTTGGCACTCGGAAAGGGATTTTAAATGTACTTATAGATCATTCACCTCATACTTCCTCTAGGGTTGTTATCCCTTTTTGTATTCACATCGACTTCATGATCAAATTATCCTTCAAAACTATTACAAAAAGGTGAGCAACATCAAAAGTTTCAATTGTCAAATATGTTTTCCAACTGGCATTTCCCAAGACGTCCGACTTTTGCTCATCATATGATTCAGGCTACACTGCAAGTCTAACCTCCTGAACTATCTTCGCCTGTGAAAGGGATACAAAGTTTAATACCAAACTATGATCCTAGAGGGTACCACGAAGATTAATAAATATTTTTtgttaggaaaataaaaccaagaTGAAGTAATCCACAACGATAAATGAGAAGTAGGTATGTCAAAAAAAGAATTTTAGTACATGGAAGTGATACAGAGACAAGAACAAAGTAATCAACTAAGGCGTTCCATTCTGTGATCTTAATGAATATTGAATAGTACTTAATGTGTACATATTAACATATTGCTACAAGACCCTCATGATCAACATACTTTGTCCATCTGTTTCATTGCCCAAATATTGCTACAAGACCCGCATTCCAGTCCAAACAGATGGACAAATTATATGGGTAGTAAACAAACTCAGCATAGCTAATGACCAACATAAGACGACCTCTCTTGTTCAAATATTGAGAATACGAGGAGAGAGCAACCGAAATCAAGCTCTTTCCATTGCTTTTCCATTGCAAAACTCATAGTTAGAAAGTTTCCACTTTGTCATGCTAGAAAGTTTCCACTCTGTTGAACTAAAAGGTCACATGACACATTGCAAGAGATTGAGCTGCTTTTAAGTTAAACCAGCCGTTGCCACCGTTAGTTTGAGACTCATGTTTTAGTAGTTTGGATTTTTAATAATTGTCATTTGATTTTTGACATGTAAACTATATATTTATTTGTTTCAAGTACTTTGAATTTCCTGGTTTATGAATGACTCCTTTTGTTACTACTAATTAACACATCAATCTCTTAATAAAACAGCACAAGAGTGGTACATTCTTGGGATTGTGGTTGGGTTCATGACCTCGAACCTAGATCCCAACACTTTGTCCGGGTACTGGGCTGAGACCTACACATTGTGGTATCAAATTTTTATGCTTGATATCTGGTCTTGATTGTGTAATGAATTTTTGTTGTCTGTTCGGTTTTCTGATGAAAGTTGGAAACTTTTCTGGTTTTAGCTTGTCCATAAGTATGAATTGTTCCAATTGCTTGTTTGTTGGTTAACAAGATATTGAACTATTTCAGGGCAAATTAACCTCTTATGAGCCTTTGATATTGTGCGGATGTCAATGGAGTGCAAGAAAGTCTCGTGAATGAAAAATCCTTATAATGATCATGAATTTTAATCAgcgagtgtttttttttttttaaaactttatTACTTTCCTAGTTTACACAGTAAATGATGAGATTAGCAACTGTGTTTTTTGTAGGTTACACATTCGCCATTAGGGATGGACACACTGCGGTATTTTCTGTTTGATGTTTGTGGGGTAAGTGCTGACTGGACTATGGAAGATGTTCTGAATGAAGAAATCAAAGTTATTCAGAATACAGTGGCTTCTGATGATCATGTCATTTGTGCACTATCAGGCGGTGTTGATTCTGCTGTTGCTGCTACTCTTGTTCACAAGGCTGTTGGTGACAGACTCCATTGCATTTTTGTTGATAATGGTCTGTTAAGGTGAGGATTGATTCGTTAGTTACTACCTCTGCAACTCTAACCTCTTTATATGGTTGTTACTTGATTCTGGTGGTCACCCTGTATCAACTTATCTTTAATTTTGGGGAGACATTTTGGCACAGGTGGATCACACTCTTGCACGGGAGATATCCCATTACTTAACTTTGTTGGATAGAAATGAAATGACATTTTAGGAATTTATTGCCAACAAATTTAGTGGCAGAATGCAAATCACCTGGTGGACAAAAAAAATGACTTGCCTTAACTTCTCTAAATTCATGTAGACTGTATAGACACAATGTAAACTACTATTTTCGTATTCTCATTTCCAAAAAGTGATATCCATTGTATATTGAGAAATTAGTAACATCTTTTGATCATCAAAATCAAATCGAGACAATGTATATTGGATGTAGGGAGTATTTAATAAAGCTAGCAAATATGAGATATTTAACAGTTGCAGTACTTGTATTTCTTGTAAGAAAGTCACATGTTAGCATCAGCACTAGTAACTAATTTAGCATGCGTATGTATGTCGTTTGTGTAGGTATAAGGAGAGAGAGCGTGTCATGGATACATTTGAGAAACATCTCCACCTCCCCGTGACTTGTGTTAATGCAACAGAGAAATTTCTAAGCGAATTGAAGGGTGTTGTTGATCCTGAGAGGAAAAGAAAGATAATAGGGAAGGAATTTATTTGCATATTTGATGAATTTGCTCAAGAATTGGAGAAGAAATTTGGAAAGAGGCCTACATACTTGGTTCAAGGAACCTTGTATCCAGATGTTATTGAATCTTGCCCACCTCCAGGAAGTGGAAGAAATCACTCCCACACAATTAAGAGTCATCATAATGTTGGTGGACTTCCAAAGGACATGAAGCTAAAACTTATCGAACCTCTTAAGCTATTATTTAAGgatgaggtttgaaaatgaatctCGGGTCCCTAGTATTTCGGAAGTGTAGTTTTGTCTTCCAATGTGTTGAATTCTTGCTTATTTTTGTTTGAATTGAAGGTACGTGCACTGGGGAAGATCATGGACGTTCCTGAAGGGTTTTTGAAGCGTCACCCGTTCCCAGGACCTGGGCTGGCTGTTCGTGTTATTGGCGATGTCACTGAAGGAAACCGTTTAGAAACTTTGCGGCAGGTGAGAAGATATTTTCTGTCCTTGATTAGATCTTAACTGTTTCTCCCGTTGAATACGCAATGTTGAACAATTTTCTTCTATTCTgagtattgtattagtattagcAATCTCCTATGTGAGACGAGCTACGAGCTGAAATCCTTATGTTTTTCTCATTTAGTTATCCACAAGTCTCTTCAGTAAACCAGCAAAACCAAACCCGACCTACCCAACTTGACCCGTACTCGAACAGACAACTTAGAAATGCATATCGACCCGATTCGACCCAAGTGTTACGGCCCCAATCCTTACCCGTAAATGAATGGATAATACccaaactcgaaatgaccatctCGAATGCAGACATACCCATGACCAGCACTGGAAAAGTGGACTGACACGTACGCTACCCACCAATTACCCGTTTGCAGGTCTACTTCAGAGAAACCATCCCATTCTATTTTATGTGAAACCTAcccatttgactaaagaactcaCTCAATATCTACTTAGCCACTTaccaaagaaataaaaataaagaatcaACATCCTCATTGTATGGATGGTCTCAAGATGAGAATTTGTATTTGATTATCGGGTTAATGGGCTGGGTCTCACTTGTAAGACGTCTCATCAAGTTTTCATTTTTCTCCTCAGGTTGATGAGATATTTATTCAGTCTATTAGAGATGCTGGACTTTATGATGAAATATGGCAAGCATTTGCTGTTTTCTTGGGGATTCAATCAGTTGGAGTGCAAGGTGATCAAAGAAGTCATTCTGATGTTGTAGGCCTACGAGCTGTTACAAGTCACGACGGGATGACAGCTACTTGGTAAGGATCCAACATTCGTTTCTTAACTTGTTTTACTTTCACTATGTCTAGTATCTATATATTGATATCCTATTTAGGGTCCTATATTCTATTTAGGGTCCGATATTCTAAACGAGTTGTCCAACTATCTCGCATAGCCAAATATCGATCAGGCCATTGGATTGCTGATAAACTCGTTTCGCCACCATATTCAAATGAGGGTGTATAAATGTGACCACAGAGTCTTATACCCTTGTACGAGAGTCTCACCAACCAAATACTTGTCTATTGCTTATTGGATTAATTGGTTGGTTCTAGTTTGTGTAATTCGACATTCGGTCGTTGCGTTATTTGTTGAACAGTCTTATTCAAGATGAATGGAATTGACTTGAAAGCGTAGTGATTGTATTAGCTTTGATTGAGATGGTTTCTAGGATTATAGTGGTTCTTACACTACAATTTGTGTCTTGATGCTGACGGATTGTGATTTCTGGTA
Coding sequences within it:
- the LOC141639016 gene encoding uncharacterized protein LOC141639016, coding for MDAQQAINKSDLVLILDYGSQYTHLITRRIRSLSVFSLCISGTSSLKAITDLNPRVIILSGGPHSVHALDAPVFPDGFVEYVEEKGVHVLGICYGLQLIVQKLGGLVKVGDKQEYGKMEIEVLCDGSRLFGDKFKGDKQVVWMSHGDEVAKMPDGFRVVATSQQGAVAAIENPVRKFYGLQYHPEVTHSPLGMDTLRYFLFDVCGVSADWTMEDVLNEEIKVIQNTVASDDHVICALSGGVDSAVAATLVHKAVGDRLHCIFVDNGLLRYKERERVMDTFEKHLHLPVTCVNATEKFLSELKGVVDPERKRKIIGKEFICIFDEFAQELEKKFGKRPTYLVQGTLYPDVIESCPPPGSGRNHSHTIKSHHNVGGLPKDMKLKLIEPLKLLFKDEVRALGKIMDVPEGFLKRHPFPGPGLAVRVIGDVTEGNRLETLRQVDEIFIQSIRDAGLYDEIWQAFAVFLGIQSVGVQGDQRSHSDVVGLRAVTSHDGMTATWYRFDWDFLDSVSTKITNSIRGVNRVVLDITSKPPSTIEWE